Below is a window of Pseudomonas monteilii DNA.
AGCCGGTAATAATCTTCCGGCAGCGTATCGAGCCGCAGCAGCCGTTCCTGCCCCACTGCCTGGGCCAGCAGGCCTTCGTGACCTTGGTACAGCTGCTCACGGGCCTGCGCTTCGGCACCCAGGCCATAACTGGCCACGCGCGTCAGCTGGCCGTGCTGGTTACGTACATAGAAGGCGCCGACCACGCTGCCCAGGTAACCGGCGAAAAAGCGCAGCGTGTTGTCGCCGAGCATCGCCAGGGTGAGCTGGCCGAGCACCTGCTCGGCCAGTTGCGTCTGCCCATTGCGCAGCCAGGCCTGATGCTCCAGGCGTTCGGCGGCGCGCTGCTGGGCCTGCAGGTTGGCGACGTAGCTGTCCGACAGGGCCAGCAGATCGCGGCGCCCCAGGTAGGCCAGCAGGCCGCTGAGCGAGACCAGCAGCAGGATGAAGGTGGTGATGCCGGTCACGGTGGCCGTGCTGACCGTGTCGTGGCGCATGCTGCGCAATTGCTGCTCGCTCGTGATGAAGGCATCGAACTCGCGGCGGATCTCGTCGGTCAGGCGCTTGCCACGGCCATTGCCGATCGCCTGCTGGTAGGCGCCCTGGCTGCGGCGCAGCGCGATCATTTCGCCCGCGAACTGGTTCCAGGCGTTCTGCAGCGCGATCAGGCGATTGACCCGATCGACCTGCTGCGGGTTGTCGTCGACCAGGTCACGCAGGTCCTTGAGCCCCTGAAGCACACGCGGCTTGGCCACTTCGTACGGGTCCAGGAAGCTTTCGTTGCCGGTGATCAGGAAGCCGCGCATGCCGGTTTCAAGGTCAATCGACAGCTTGACCGCTTCGTTGGCATTACCGATGGTGCGGTCGGTGTGTTCGACCCACTGCATTGCGGACAACAGGTAGGCGACCACGCCGACGAAGGCGATCGTACCGAGCAGGCCCAGGCCCAGCGGCAGACCGACGTTGCGCGCCAGCAGCTTGCGAAAACTGCGCTGGTCCATGGAGGCGGCTTGAATCATGTAGAGAGGCCCGAACGAGAGGTCCAAAGAAAAATGAAGCACGATCGAACTGCGAGAGGTTTGCGCTCTCAAAGCTGGCGTTGACACCTGTCAGGTCCCGGATCAGGGCATCGGACAGGGCTGCCTTCGACCGGAATCAGAAACCCGCGTGTGGCAAACGTTCCCTCGCTGCGACGGCAACGTTATGCTGACGGAACTTCTGCCCCATCGCGGGGCACAGAATATAGAATATTTGCGTACAGGATTCTAATGATGCCCACCCTGCTCGTCGTCGAAGATGACGATATCGTCCGCATGCTGACGGTCGAAGTGCTCGACGAACTGGAGTATTCCGTCCTCGAAGCCGAGGATGCCGCCACGGCGCTGAAGATTCTCAGCGATGCTGGAACGGTGGTCGACCTGATGATGACCGACGTCGGCCTGCCCGACATGAAAGGCACCGACCTGGCCCTGCAGGTGCGGGCCGAACGTCCGGACCTGCCCATCCTGTTCGCCAGCGGCTATGCCGACAGCCTCGAGGTGCCTGAAGGCATGCATTCGATCGGCAAGCCCTACAGCATCGACGCCTTGCGCGACAAGGTGCAGAGCATCCTGTCCTGATGGCGCACGCCTGACGGATGGCCCTGCTCAGATCCGTCTGAGCAGGTAGACGTCCATGATCCAGCCTTTCTGTTCCCGCAAGCGCTTGCGAACGTCGAGAATCCGCTCGCGGACCTCGAACAAGGGGCCGGCAATGAGCACTTCGTCTGGACTGCCCAGATAAGCCCCCCAATAGATGAGCACGTCAGGCTCGTCGAGTTCGGCAAAGGCGCACTGCCCATCGAGCATCACCACCCGGTCGTCATCCGATGGGTAGCGTGCCAGCTGCCGGCCAGGCAGGATCGTCAGCGGTTTACCCAGTCGGGTCAAAGGCACCTGGTGCCGCGCCGCCAGGACCTGGACGCTGCTGATGCCTGGAATGACCTCCAACCTGTACGCCCCACCTTGGCGGGCAACCTCCTCGAGCACGCGCAGCGTGCTGTCGTACAGCCCTGGATCACCCCACACCAGGAATGCACCGACTGCCCCCGTCGTCAGTTCGTCCTCGAGCGCCTTCGCATACAGGACGGCGCGCTGGCGATGCCATTCGCGTACCGCGCCGGGGTAATCGTCCACGGGCGTTTCGCGCTGCGGATCCTGAAGCTCGACCACGCGGTAGTGGTCGGGCGCCAGGTAGCGACGCAGCATTTCGTGGCGAACCTGCAGCAGTTCTGCGGTCCGCGGCCCTTTGTCGTGCACGAAGAATACCGAGGCACGGCGCATCGCATCGACCGCCTCGTAAGTGATCTGTCGCGGGTCGCCAGGCCCCATGCCGATGAGCAATAGATGTTTCATGAAGGCGTTTTCCTGAAAGAAGGAGAGGCACTCGCCCGCCCCGACAAGTGTGCAGGCTAGTGCATTACACAGCGCACGTATGAAAGTTCCTTTCAGATACACAGAATGTTTTAGTTTACCTGGCGTATCGGCGCTACTACACTCGATGTTGTCCACGCGTTTGAAGTAGCGTGCCTTCACTTTCTTCGTACTTCATCTTATTGATCGCCGCCCAGGAGTATCCCTCGTGTCCAGACTTGTCGAGTTCCGTGCTGCCGAAAAAGCCCTGCAGGCGCAAATTGCGCAACTTGAATCGATGAAACAAGACAGCAGCCTCAAACGCGAAATCGAGTTCGAAGAAAAACTGCTGGAATTGATGAAGGGCTACAAGAAAGGTTTGAGCGACATCGTCGACATCCTCGATCCGCACCAGCGCGAGCAAGCACCGACCCGGTCCGGTGGTGCAGCCAAGAAGGCCACGCGCCGCGCCCGTCAGGTCAAGGTCTACGAAAACCCGCATTCCGGTGAGTTGATCGAGACCAAAGGCGGCAACCACCGCGGCCTGAAAGCCTGGAAACAGGAATACGGCGCCGATACCGTAGAAAGTTGGGTCCGCTCATGATTCATCGACGCATGCTTCACACTTTTTTCACAGCGCCGCTTGCATCATTGAGCCAGCTAACGGATTAGCGACCCCATCACGCGCCCGCACATGCGGGCCTCTCTTCCAGCGCCCTGCTCGCCTCGAGCAGGGCGCTTTCATTTGCGCAATCGATTCACTGCCGTATCATGGACCTTCGTCCAATCGCCGGACCTGCTGTTCGGCCCAGCCCTGGAGCTTCCATGAGCCTGCAAACCCTCGCCAACCTGCCTGGCGTCACCGCGCAACCGGATGCCGCCACTGCGAAATTCGTCTTCAACCACACCATGTTGCGGGTCAAGGACATCACCCGTTCGCTGGACTTCTACACGCGCGTGCTGGGGTTCACCCTGGTCGAGAAGCGTGATTTCGCCGAAGCGCAGTTCAGCCTGTACTTCCTGGTACTGGCAAACACCTCCGAGATTCCGCAAGACGACGCCAAGCGCACCGAGTGGATGAAGTCGATCCCGGGCGTACTGGAACTGACCCACAACCACGGTACCGAGAACGAAGAAGGCGCCGTATACCACGACGGCAACAGCGATCCGCGTGGTTTCGGCCACATCTGCGTCTCCGTGCCGGACATCAAGGCTGCGTGCGAGCGTTTCGAAGAACTCGAGGTGCCGTTCCAGAAGCGCCTGACCGATGGCCGCATGAAGAGCATCGCGTTCATCAAGGACCCGGACGGCTACTGGGTCGAAATCATCCAGCCTACTGCACTGTAAGCACGTTCGTCGGGCCAGGCTTCCCTGGCCCCGTTCGCGTGGTATATCGAAGAGACCGCACTTCCCGACCATCTTTCACGAGGTAAGGACGATGCACACTCTACGTTGCCACTACCGCGACCATCTGATCACCGCACGCGTCGAGACCCACCCTGGGCTCATCACGCCATACGCAGGCGGTTGCGCCATCACCGACCCGGACGGCCATACCAGCCGACGCATGCCCTTGCCCTACAGCGGCCACTTCATGGCCGACCTGGACAATGCGCAACATGCCTCACTTGCCCATGGCCGCTGGCTGGTGGACCAGAAGCTCGATCAGCCTCATTGACCTCGAGCGGTCCTGACATCAGGCCTGGCGTGCATGGGCCACGGCAGCGGCCACCTGCTCGTCGTCCGGCCGAATGCCGGTGTAGAGCACGAACTGCTCCAGCGCCTGCAAGGCGATCACGTCAAGCCCGGTGATGACCGGCTTGCCAGCGGCCTGGGCGCGCCGTACGAACGGTGTCTGGGCCGGCAGCGCGACCACGTCGATCACCCGTTCGGCCGCGTCGACGGCGTGTTCCGGAAACGCCAGTCGCTCGGCTTCAGGGCCACCGCTCATGCCGATCGGCGTGACGTTCACCAGCATGGGCGGGCACAGGTCGCCCAGCTCGTGCTGCCAGCGGTAGCCGCACAGATCGGCCAGGTGACGGCCAGCCTGTTCGTTGCGCGCGATGATCATGCCCTGGGTGAACCCTGCATCGCGCAAGGCGCAGGCGACGGCCTTGGCCATGCCGCCGCTGCCCCGCAAGGCGAACGCCGTGGACGGGTCGATCTGGTGCAGGTCGAGCAGTTGGCGAATGGCCAGGTAATCGGTGTTGAAGGCCTTGAGGTGACCGTCGGTGTTGACCAGCGTGTTGACCGACTCGATGGCGGCTGCCGAAGGATCCACCTCGTCCACCAGGGCCAGGCAGGCCTCCTTGTAAGGCATGGACACGCCGCATCCGCGAATGCCCAAGGCCCGGATGCCCGCCACGGCCGCAGGCAGGTCGTCGGTGCTCATGGCCTTGTAGTAGTAATCCAGGCCGAGCTGCTGATACAGGTGATTGTGAAAGCGCACCCCGAAGGTGCCAGGCCGGCCGGCCAGCGATATGCACAATACGGTGTCTCGGCTAGGGGGGACGGCGGTCATGGAGGCTCCTTCGAGTGACAGGTAGGTGACGTCGGCCGCTGGTCGGGCCTTACACAACCTTTACCCATCACGCGTGTTCCGGCAAGCGGTTTGACGGTCAAATAGACAGTCCCCGAACATGGGGTTTAGCGAGGATAGCAGCAATGAACCGTCTTCTTCCCGGCGTGGTCCTGTTGACCGGCATCCTGGCCTTCAGCGGTCCGGCGGCCGCCCACGGTGGCGGCTGGCGCGGCGCGGGCCCGGTGCTGGGCGCCGCCGTGGTGGGTGCCGTGGTCGGCGCCGTGGTCTCAGGGGGGCATGACCGGCCGACGTACGTCGAGCGGCAACCGGTGTACATCGAGCGACAACCGGTCTATTACGAGCCTGCACCGGTGTACATCCAGGCGCCACCGCCGCCGGTGTACTACCAGCCCCAGCCCTATGTGGTAGAGCGTTATACCCGTGTACTGCCGCCGCCACCGCCGCCGCAGTACTACCGCCATTATGGCCCGCCGCCGGTCTATTACGGCCCGCCGCGCTGGTGAGGGGGTAAGCTGCAAGCTCCAAGCTCCAAGCTCCAAGCTCCAAGCTCCAAGCTCCAAGCTCCAAGCTCCAAGCTCCAAGCTATCAGGTGAACCTGTGGGAGCTGGCTTGCCAGCGATAGCGATGGTGCCGACACCGCCGTCATCGCTGGCAAGCCAGCTCCCACAGGTTGCTTGCAGCTTGCAGCTTATGGCTTATGGCTTATGGCTTATGGCTTGAGCTTGAAGCTTGAAGCTTGAAGCTTGAAGTCTGCGGCCTACTCTCTCGATTAACTTTCCTTCATCTATCCTGCTTCTTTCACGCGGCAATCGACAGCCTCTCGGCCATCCTCCAGAATGCCAGCGCTTCGTCAGCGGGCCCTCCCTGACAGGCCAATGACAGACTCTTTTCTAGTGAGCTTCGATGTGAAAACCGCTCTTCCTTTGCTCAGCCTGCTTGCGTTGCTCACGACTTCGACCCTGCTGCCCGGCACGGCGCTGGCCGCCCAGCCGGCGACGGCGACCCAGCGCGACCCGAGTGCGCTGCACCTGGCCTCGGGCAGCGCCTTGTTGATCGACCTGAACACCGGCAAGCAGCTCTACGCCAGCCACGCCGACCGGGTCGCGCCCATCGCCTCGGTGACCAAGCTGATGACCGCCATGGTCGTGCTGGACGCCAAGCAGCCGATGAACGACATGCTGACCATGACCATCGCCAACAACCCCGAGATGAAGGGGGTGTACTCACGCGTGCGCCTGGGCAGCGAGCTGGACCGCCGCGAGACCTTGCTGATCACCTTGATGTCGTCGGAAAATCGCGCCGCCAATACCCTGGCCAACCATTACCCAGGGGGTTACCCGGCCTTCATCAAGGCCATGAACGCCAAGGCGCGCAGCCTGGGCATGAGCCACACGCGCTACGTCGAACCCACGGGATTGTCGACCCAGAACGTCTCCACGGCCCGCGACCTCAGCAAGCTGCTGCTGGCGGCGCGCAACTACCCCCTGCTCAGCGAGCTGTCGACCACGCGGGAAAAGACCGTGGCCTTCCGCAAGCCCAACTACACCCTGGGCTTTCGCAACACCGACCACCTGGTCAACAAGAGCAACTGGGACATCAAGCTGACCAAGACCGGTTTCACCAATGAAGCGGGCCACTGCCTGGTGCTGTTGACGCGCATGGACAACCGCCCCGTCGCCATGGTCATCCTCGACGCGTTCGGCAAGTACACCCACTTCGCCGATGCCAGCCGCCTGCGCCAATGGCTGGAAACCGGCAGCGCCAAGCCTGCCCCGGCTTCCGCCCTGCAGTACAAGGCCGACCGTCATGCGCGCAATGGGTTGGCGGCGGACTGAGCCACAAGCCACAAGCCACAGCATCGCGATAGAGATCTCCTTCATCTACATTTCTCTCATCGCCCTGCTGTTCGCTTGAAGCTCGAAGCTCGCGCCCCCTGCCCCCATAAATTTACCCGAAGACCACTCGTTCCCCTGATGACCCGAACCCTGCGCAGCGTGCTGTCTCGCGCTGGCAGGCCGTTCTGCATCCGCCCGCAACGAGATGGCCATGACCCCGACCCGTTCTCGCAACGCCCTGCTCATCGGCGCGCCACTGGCCCTCGCGGTCGCCGTGGGCAGCGCGCTCGCCTACCACTTCTGGCCCCGTGAGCCGGCCTACCCGGTGAAGATCGTCGAGCAGGCCGAGCGCCTGCACCGGCACATGCTGTCCTTCGACAGCCGGGTCACCGTGCCGCTGGGCTTCGGCAGCGCCGGGCAGGAGGCGGACAAGGACGGTCCGGATCAGTTCGATCTGGTCAAGGCCGGCAAGGGGCGTCTGTCGGGTGCAGCGCTGGCCATCTTTGGCTGGCCGGAGATCTGGAACGGGCCGAACGCCCCGCACCGGCCCACGGCCGGATTCGTCGAAGAAGCGCGCCATCAGCAGGAGGTGCGCTACCAGATCATCACGGGCATGGTGCGCGACTTCCCGCACCAGGTCGGTATCGCCTACACCCCGGCGGACTTCCGGCGCCTGCACGATGAAGGCAAGTTCGCCGTGTTCATCAGCCTGCTCAACGCCTACCCGCTCGGCCATGACCTGTCGCAGCTGGACCGCTGGACCCAGCGTGGCATGCGCATGTTCGGCTTCAGCTACACCGGCAACAACGACTGGGCGGACTCCTCGCGTCCGCTGCCGTTCTTCAACGACACCGCCGATGCCTTCGGTGGCCTGTCCCCACTGGGCGAGCAGGCCGTCACCCGGCTCAACGACCTGGGCGTGATCATCGACGTGTCGCAGATGTCGACCCCGGCCCTGGAGGACGTCGCGCGCCTGAGCCGTGCGCCCTTCGTGGCCTCGCATTCGGCGCCGCGTGCCCTGGTGGACATCCCGCGCAACCTCAGCGACCGGGAAATGCGGCTGATCAAGGACAGCGGCGGGGTCATCCAGGTGGTCGGCTTCGGCCAGTACCTCAAGCCACTGAGCGCGCCGGTGCTGGCCAAGCTCGGCACCTTGCGCGAACGGTTCGGCCTGCCTCCGCTGCAGGGCAACCTGACCAATGCCTTGATGCCAGGCGATGCGGTCATCGCCGGCTGGTCCGAAGCACGCTTCGGCGACTACGCCAGCCAGCTGTACGGCATTCTCGAAGAGGAGCCCAAGGCCACCGTCGCCCAGTTCGTCGACGCCATCGACTACACCGTCGCCAAGGTCGGCATCGACCATGTCGGCATCAGCTCGGACTTCAACGACGGCGGCGGGTTGGACGGCTGGAAGGACGAAAGCGAGATTCGTAACGTGACGGCGGAACTGCTCAGCCGAGGCTACAGCGAAACCGACATCGCCAAGCTGTGGGCGGGCAACTTCCTGCGGGTCTGGGAGCAGGTCGAACGGCTGGCCAGGCCTGTGGCGATGCGAGCGCCCTGAGGGTTCGTCGCACCAAGCCAAGCGCGCGCTTTTTGCGCGCAGCCATGACAAAGGGGCCATGGACAGCCCCGATACTGCTGCTCAGCGACGGCAGGTGGACTTTGCACAGACACGAAAACTGCGGCGAGGCCCCTGCCAGGGCCCTCGCCTCGCTCGCCTACCCCGCTGCCGCCAGCCGTGCCTCCTGCCGCGCCTGGGCATGGCTGCGTGCGCGCTCCTGCTCGTAGAGCGACGCCGCGATTTCGTCGGCGCGCACTGGCAGGATCGACAGCAAGGTGTCGCTCAAGCCATGGCTGGCCTGGCTGAAGCCCTGCATGTAGATGGCTGCCTGGCAGCGTTCGTCGGTCAGCACACGGTAGTCGCGA
It encodes the following:
- a CDS encoding response regulator produces the protein MPTLLVVEDDDIVRMLTVEVLDELEYSVLEAEDAATALKILSDAGTVVDLMMTDVGLPDMKGTDLALQVRAERPDLPILFASGYADSLEVPEGMHSIGKPYSIDALRDKVQSILS
- a CDS encoding precorrin 6A synthase (catalyzes the formation of precorrin 6x from precorrin 5) — translated: MKHLLLIGMGPGDPRQITYEAVDAMRRASVFFVHDKGPRTAELLQVRHEMLRRYLAPDHYRVVELQDPQRETPVDDYPGAVREWHRQRAVLYAKALEDELTTGAVGAFLVWGDPGLYDSTLRVLEEVARQGGAYRLEVIPGISSVQVLAARHQVPLTRLGKPLTILPGRQLARYPSDDDRVVMLDGQCAFAELDEPDVLIYWGAYLGSPDEVLIAGPLFEVRERILDVRKRLREQKGWIMDVYLLRRI
- a CDS encoding transcriptional regulator, which translates into the protein MSRLVEFRAAEKALQAQIAQLESMKQDSSLKREIEFEEKLLELMKGYKKGLSDIVDILDPHQREQAPTRSGGAAKKATRRARQVKVYENPHSGELIETKGGNHRGLKAWKQEYGADTVESWVRS
- a CDS encoding lactoylglutathione lyase, yielding MSLQTLANLPGVTAQPDAATAKFVFNHTMLRVKDITRSLDFYTRVLGFTLVEKRDFAEAQFSLYFLVLANTSEIPQDDAKRTEWMKSIPGVLELTHNHGTENEEGAVYHDGNSDPRGFGHICVSVPDIKAACERFEELEVPFQKRLTDGRMKSIAFIKDPDGYWVEIIQPTAL
- a CDS encoding shikimate dehydrogenase — protein: MTAVPPSRDTVLCISLAGRPGTFGVRFHNHLYQQLGLDYYYKAMSTDDLPAAVAGIRALGIRGCGVSMPYKEACLALVDEVDPSAAAIESVNTLVNTDGHLKAFNTDYLAIRQLLDLHQIDPSTAFALRGSGGMAKAVACALRDAGFTQGMIIARNEQAGRHLADLCGYRWQHELGDLCPPMLVNVTPIGMSGGPEAERLAFPEHAVDAAERVIDVVALPAQTPFVRRAQAAGKPVITGLDVIALQALEQFVLYTGIRPDDEQVAAAVAHARQA
- the pbpG gene encoding D-alanyl-D-alanine endopeptidase (specifically hydrolyze the DD-diaminopimelate-alanine bonds in high-molecular-mass murein sacculi; Penicillin-binding protein 7) — protein: MKTALPLLSLLALLTTSTLLPGTALAAQPATATQRDPSALHLASGSALLIDLNTGKQLYASHADRVAPIASVTKLMTAMVVLDAKQPMNDMLTMTIANNPEMKGVYSRVRLGSELDRRETLLITLMSSENRAANTLANHYPGGYPAFIKAMNAKARSLGMSHTRYVEPTGLSTQNVSTARDLSKLLLAARNYPLLSELSTTREKTVAFRKPNYTLGFRNTDHLVNKSNWDIKLTKTGFTNEAGHCLVLLTRMDNRPVAMVILDAFGKYTHFADASRLRQWLETGSAKPAPASALQYKADRHARNGLAAD
- a CDS encoding peptidase M19, producing the protein MTPTRSRNALLIGAPLALAVAVGSALAYHFWPREPAYPVKIVEQAERLHRHMLSFDSRVTVPLGFGSAGQEADKDGPDQFDLVKAGKGRLSGAALAIFGWPEIWNGPNAPHRPTAGFVEEARHQQEVRYQIITGMVRDFPHQVGIAYTPADFRRLHDEGKFAVFISLLNAYPLGHDLSQLDRWTQRGMRMFGFSYTGNNDWADSSRPLPFFNDTADAFGGLSPLGEQAVTRLNDLGVIIDVSQMSTPALEDVARLSRAPFVASHSAPRALVDIPRNLSDREMRLIKDSGGVIQVVGFGQYLKPLSAPVLAKLGTLRERFGLPPLQGNLTNALMPGDAVIAGWSEARFGDYASQLYGILEEEPKATVAQFVDAIDYTVAKVGIDHVGISSDFNDGGGLDGWKDESEIRNVTAELLSRGYSETDIAKLWAGNFLRVWEQVERLARPVAMRAP